The Pseudomonas benzenivorans region GTCGCCCAGCACGATCAGCAGCGAGTCGCTGATGGCCTGGCCGGACAGGCTGGTGCCGGCGGCGCGGAAGGTCACCGGCACGCGATGGGCGCTGGCCAGTTCGAGCAGGCGCACCACTTCCGCCTCGCTCTCGACCCGTACCACCAGCTTGGGGATCAGCCGGTAGAAGCTGGCGTCGGTGCCGAAAGCCAGGGTCGACAGCGGGTCATCGAAGCGCCGCTGGCGCGGAATCAGGCGATTGACCTCGGCGAGGAAGGGGGCAGGCAGGCTCATGCAGGCTCCGGGAGTCAGGGGGCGGGCCGCGCGGGCGGCCTCGTCGGCATAGGGAGGCGCGGCTTAGCGCGCCAGTTCGCGTACCAGGGCGTCGGCGTTGATCTCGCCGACCGATTTGGCGCCGGTCAGCACCATGGCCACGCGCATTTCCTTGTCGATCAGCTCCAGCAGGTTGCTGACCCCGGCACCGCCGGCGGCGGCCAGGGCATAGACGAAGGCGCGGCCGAGCAGCACGGTGTCGGCGCCGAGGGCGAGCATGCGCACCACGTCCAGGCCGGTGCGTACGCCCGAGTCGGCGAGGATCGCCAGCTCGCCCTTGACGGCGTCGGCGATGGCCGGCAGCGCCCGGGCGCTGGACAGCACGCCGTCGAGCTGACGGCCGCCGTGGTTCGATACGACGATGCCGTCGGCACCGAACTTGACCGCATCCTTCGCGTCCTCCGGATCGAGGATGCCCTTGATCACCATGGGGCCGTCCCAGAAGTCGCGGATCCATTCCAGGTCCTGCCAGGAGATCGAGGGGTCGAAGTTGGCGCCCAGCCAGCCGATGTAGTCGGCCAACCCCGTCGGATTACCGCGGTAGGCGGAGATATTGCCCAGGTCGTGGGGGCGGCCGTGCAGGCCCACGTCCCAGGCCCAACTCGGGTGGGTCATGGCCTGCAGCATGCGGCGCAGCGGTGCGTTGGGGCCGCTCATGCCGGAGTGGGCGTCGCGGTAGCGCGCGCCGGGTACCGGCATGTCCACGGTGAACACCAGGGTGCTGACCCCGGCGGCCTTGGCGCGCTCCAGGGCGTTGCGCATGAAACCGCGGTCCTTCAGGACGTAGAGCTGGAACCACATGGGCCGGTCGATGGCCGGCGCCACCTCCTCGATCGGGCACACCGAGACGGTGGACAGGGTGAAGGGCACGCCCTTGGCCGCCGCCGCCTTGGCCGCCTGCACTTCGCCGCGGCGCGCGTACATGCCGGTCAGGCCGACCGGGCCCAGCGCCACCGGCAGCGCCAGGGTCTCGCCGAACAGGCGGGTCTCCAGGCTCAGCTCGGCCATGTTGCGCAGCACGCGCTGGCGTAGGGCGATGTCGGCCAGGTCGGCGACGTTGCGCCGCAGCGTGTGCTCGGCGTAGGCGCCGCCGTCGAGGTAGTGGAACAGGAACGGCGGCAGCTTGCGCTGGGCCGCGGCGCGGTAGTCGGTCGAGGCGGAAATGATCATCGGCTTCTCTCGAGTGCCAGAATTAAGGGTTCGGGGTCGACAGGCCGGCAGCGGTGGCCGGCCTGTCGAGACAGGGGGTGAAGAGGCGCGCCGCGACCGAGCCGAAGCGCGCGGGGCTATCAGCGGCCGACGCTCAGCGGGTCGCTGACGCCCAGCAGGTAGATCGCGACGAGGGCGATCAGCCCGGTGAACAGCACGTAGTACAGGGTAGGCCAGACGGTCTTGCGCAGGGTGGTGCCCTCGCGACCGAGCAGGCCGACCGTGGCCGAGGCGGCCACCACGTTGTGGATGGCGACCATGTTGCCGGCGGCCGCGCCGATGGCCTGCACCGCGACGATCAGTGCGCCGGAGATCCCCAGGCTATGGGCCACGCCGTACTGGAACTGGCTGAGCATCATGTTGCTGACCGTGTTGGAGCCGGCGATGAAGGCGCCCAGGGCGCCGACGCTGGGGGCGAGCAGCGGATACACGCCGCCGACGCTGTCGGCCACATAGCGGGCCATGGCGATGGGCATGCTCGGCAGGTCCGCGGCGTTGACTCCGGAGTTGATCAGGATGCGCACCATGGGCACGGTGAACAGCAGGACGAAGCCGGCACCCAGCAGCACCTTGCTCGACTCGCCGACGGCGGCGGTCAGTTCGCGCAGCTTCATGCCGTGCAGGAAGAAGGTCGCCAGCACCACAGTCACCAGGATGCCGCCGGGCAGGTACAGCGGCATGAAGTCCGCCTTGATGCCGCTTTCGCCGAGGATGTCGGGGAATACCAGCAGCACCGACTTCAGGGCGCCGCTGACCTCCGGGAACACCCGGCTGATCACCAGCAGGGCGCCGACCAGCACGTAGGGCAGCCAGGCACGCAGGCTGCTCATCGGCTTGGCGGTCAGCTCGTCCAGCTTCATCTCCACGCTGCCGAGCCACTCGCTGGGCCAGTCCTGGGCCGGGGCGAAGTCCCAGGTGTTCTTCGGCACCAGGAAACCGGCGCGGGCGGCGCTGGTGACGATGGCCAGGCCGATCAGGCCGCCGGCCAGGGACGGGAACTCGGGGCCGAGGAATACGCCGGTGGCCATGTACGGCAGGGTGAAGGCCAGGCCGGCGAACAGCGCGAAGGGCAGCACCTCGAAGCCGGCCTTCCAGCTTTTCTCCTTGCCGAAGAAGCGCGTCAGCATCAGCACCATGATCAGCGGCATCAGGCTGCCGACCAGGGCGTGGATGATCGCCACGTTGCTGGTGATCAGCTGCAGGAAGATTTCCCAGCTGGAGCCCTGGGCGCTCAGTTGCGCCCCCAGGGCGGCGCTGTCCAGGCCGCTGTTGATGCCGATGATGATCGGCGTGCCGACCGCGCCGAAGGACACCGGCGTGCTCTGCACCAGCATGCCCAGCATCACCGCGGCCAGCGCCGGGAAGCCGATGGCCACCAGCAGCGGTGCGGCGATCGCCGCCGGTGTACCGAAGCCCGAGGCGCCCTCGATGAAGCAGCCGAACAGCCAGGCGATGATGATCGCCTGGATGCGCCGGTCCGGGCTGACGGTGGCGAAGCCGGCGCGGATCGCGGTGATGCCGCCGGAGTGCTTGAGGGTATTGAGCAGCAATATGGCGCCGAAGATGATCCACAGCACGCCGGCGGTGATCACCAGGCCCTGGAGCGAGGAGGCCAGCACGCGGTTGAGGCTCATGTCCCAGGCGAACAGAGCGATGCCGGCGGTGAGCAGGTAGACCAGCGGCATGGCGCGTTTGGCCGGCCAGCGCAGGCCGATCAGCAGGATGGCGGCGAGTAATATGGGGGAGAAGGCGAGTAGGGCGAGTAGTCCGGATGACATGGCGAGTCCTCCGCTCAAGGGCGCACGGGGCGCGGTGAGTTCGAGAGGGACTGCGTTGCTGCGAGCGTAGCGGGCATGGGAGACCTCGTAAGCATCTTGGAATTGTTATGGTCATTCGATAATTGGTAAGACCAATTAACAAAATGGCCCGCTCAGAGTAAGAGCCCATGCGCCGGCCTGTCAATTGGCGGGCTTACGACTTTGGTCGCGGGGGCTCGGCTTGTAAGGGGGCGGTGGGCGCTATAGGCTGGCCAGGCAAGTGTCTGAGCAGGCACGTAAAGCTGGTAAAACCAATGGGGAGCGGGTTATGGAAGTAGGTCAGGTGCGCCAGCGCCGTTTGTCGGACGATATCGTCGCTCAGCTGGAGACCATGATCCTGGAAGGCACGCTCGGGGCCGGTGAGCGGCTCCCGGCCGAGCGGGTGCTGGCCGAGCGCTTCGGCGTGTCGCGGCCGTCGTTGCGCGAGGCGATCCAGAAACTGGTGGCCAAGGGGCTGCTGGTCAGTCGTCAGGGGGGCGGCAACTATGTGGCGGAGTCACTGGGCTCGACTTTCAGCGACCCCTTGCTGCACCTGCTGGAGAGCAATCCGGAGGCGCAACGCGATCTGTTGGAGTTCCGTCACACCCTGGAGGGTTCCTGCGCCTATTACGCCGCGTTGCGCGCCACCGAGCTGGACCGCGAGCGCCTGAGCGAGGCCTTCGCCGCCCTGCAGGACTGCTACAGCCGCAGCGGCAAGGTCACGCGTGTCGAGGAGGGGGCGGCCGATGCGCGCTTCCACCTGGCCATCGCCGAGGCCAGCCACAATGCGGTGTTGCTGCATACCATCCGTGGCCTGTTCGACCTGCTCAAGCGCAATGTGGTGACCAATATCGGCGGTATGTACGCCCAGCGTGACGAGACCCGCGACATGCTGATCGCACAGCACCGCGCGCTGTTCGAGGCGATCATGGCGGGGCATGCCGAGGAGGCGCGGGAGCTGTCCAACCGGCATATCGACTATGTGCAGGAGGTGCTCGCCGAGGTGCGGGAGGAGGCCCAGCGGGTGGCGCGGGCCCAGCGTCGCGGTTTGCGTTAGGGCTGCGGCCTCTCTTACTCGTCCTTGCCCTTGCTGCGCATGGCGCGCTGCACTTCGCGGTCGGCGTCACGCTCCTTCTCGGTGTGGCGCTTGTCGAAGTCCTTCTTGCCCTTGGCCAGGGCGATCTCGCACTTGACCAGGTGCTGCTTCCAGTACAGCGACAGGGCCACGCAGGTGTAGCCCTTCTGCTGCACCGAGCCGAACAGCTTGTCCAGCTCGCGCTTGTTCAGCAGCAGCTTGCGCGTGCGGGTCGGGTCGGCGATCACGTGGGTGCTGGCGGTCTTCAGCGGGGTGATGTGGCAGCCCATCAGCCAGGCCTCGTCGTCCTTGAGCAGCACGTAGCTGTCGACCAACTGGGCCTTGCCGGCGCGCAGGCTCTTCACTTCCCAGCCGGACAGGGCCAGGCCCGCCTCGAACTTCTGGTCGACGAAATAGTCGTGCAGCGCCTTCTTGTTCTGCGCGATGGTGCCTTGTGGGTGTTTCTTTTGTTTAGCCATAGGGCGCGCATTATAGGGAGTCGCCGACGCCGACGCCATGCGCCGGGCGGGGCAAAAACGCGGTTTTTCGCCGGCCTGCGGCGGGCCTTCGTTCGGGCCGCGCTTGAGCCGCTTTCATGAATCCCCGACAATGCGCGATCTTTTTCCCAATCAGAGCGAACGCATCGCACATGGCGAACGACAAGGTCTCGATTCACGGCGCCTGGGCCAGCCGCTGGGTCTTCATTCTCGCGGCGACCGGCTCGGCCGTAGGCCTGGGCAATATCTGGAAGTTTCCCTATATGACCGGGGTCTACGGCGGCGGCGCCTTCGTCGTCATGTACCTGATCTGCATCGCCCTGGTCGGTGTGCCGATCATGCTGGCCGAGACCCTGATCGGTCGGCGCGGCCGGCAGAGCCCGGTCAATGCCATGAAGAGTCTGGCCATCGAGGCGGGGGCCTCGCGCCACTGGTCGCTGGCGGCGCTGATGGGCATGGTCGCCGCCTTGCTGATCCTGTCCTTCTACAGCGTGGTGGCCGGCTGGTCCCTGGAGTACATCCTCGGCATGGGCAGCGGGCGCTTTGAGGGCATCAGTGGCGAGGGCGCCGGCGCCGCATTCGGTGGCCTGACCGGCGACCCCTGGCGCCTGACCCTGTGGCATACGCTGTTCATGTTCCTCACCGCGCTGGTGATCGCCCGCGGCGTGGTGGCCGGCCTGGAACGCAGCCTGCGCATCATGATGCCGCTGCTGTTCGTCCTGCTGCTGGTGCTGCTCGGCTACAGCCTGACCACCGGCTATTTCCGGCAGGGCTTCGACTTCCTCTTCCATTTCGACCCGAGCAAGGTGCAGGGCGGTATTCTCGCGGCCATGGGCCATGCCTTCTTCACCCTCAGCGTGGGCGTCGGCTCGATCATGGTCTACGGTGCCTATATGCCGAAGAACGCCTCCATCGGGGGTACCGTCATGGCGGTGGGCCTGCTCGACACCCTGGTCGCGCTGACCGCCGGCCTGGCGCTGTTCCCCATCGTCTTCGCCGCCGGCCTGGAGCCGGGGGCGGGGCCTGGGCTGATGTTCGTCACCCTGCCGATCGCCTTCGGCAATATCGCCTTCGGCCAAGTGATGGGGCTGGTGTTCTTTATTCTGGTGGCGGTGGCGGCCTGGAGTTCGTCGATTTCCATGCTGGAGCCGGCGGTGGCCTACTTCGTCGAGCGCAGCGGGCGCAGCCGCGCCCAGGTGACGGCGGTGCTGGCGCTGCTGTGCTGGGTGGTCGGCATGGGCACGGTGCTGTCGTTCAATGTCGGCGCCGAGGCCAAGTTCTTCGTGTTCGGTGAGGAAGGCTTCCGTCTGTTCCAGTGGGGCGCCGAGGGCGGCAAGACCTTCTTCGACAGCATCGACTACCTGACCAGTCGTATCCTCCTGCCGCTGGGCGGCCTGGCCTTCGCCCTGTTCGCCGGCTGGGTGCTGAGCCGCGAAGCGCTGCGCGAGGAGCTGGCGGCGAAGAGTCCGCTGCTGTTCAACCTGGCCCTGTGGCTGATCCGGGTGGTCGCGCCGATCGGCGTGCTGGTCGTGTTCGTGGCCGAGCTGAGCAAATGAGCGCGGTCGATCCGATGAGCGAGGTGGCGGGCCTATGAGCACCCATATCCACCGTTCGGCCTTGCTGCCCTATCCGGCCCAGGCGCTGTTCGAGCTGGTCAACGATGTGGCGAGCTATCCGCAGTTCCTGCCCTGGTGCTCGACCAGCGAGGTGCTGGAGGTCAGCGAGACGCGCATGCGCGCCAGCCTGGCGGTGGCCAAGGGCGGGCTGAGCCAGCGCTTCGTCACCTGCAACAGCCTGGTGCCGGGGCAGTCGATCGAGCTGAATCTGGAGGAGGGGCCTTTCACCCAGTTGCACGGGCGCTGGGAGTTCAAGGCGCTGGGGGAGAAGGCCTGCAAGATCAGCCTGGACCTGACCTTCGACTACGCCGGTCCGCTGGTGCGGGCGACGCTCGGCCCGCTGTTCAACCAGGCCGCCAACACCCTGGTGGACGCCTTCTGTCAAAGGGCCAAGGAGCTGTATGGATAACAGAACCATAGTGGTCGAGGTGGTCTACGCCCTGGCCGACAAGCAGAAGCTGCTGCGCCTGACCCTGCCCCACGGCACCACCGTGCGCCAGGCGGCGCTGCAGTCCGGAATGGAGGCGCATTTCCCGGGGCTGGATCTGGCAAACAGCCCGCTGGGGATATTCGGCAAGGCGGTGGCCAAGCCGGACGAGCGGGTGCTGGAAGACGGCGAGCGAGTGGAGATCTATCGCCCGCTGATCGCCGACCCCAAAGAGGTGCGCAAGCAGCGTGCGGCCCGGGCGGCCAAGGCCAAGGCCGAGGGACAGGACGCTTGAGGTCGCGGCGGCAGACATAAAAAAGCCCGGAATTTTCCGGGCTTTTTTGTGCGCGACGCTTATTGCGGTGAGCTTTCCAGTGGCTCGGGGGTGGGCACCGGCACGGTCTTGACGCTGTCCACCTCGCGCTGGATCTGCTCGAGCAGGGAGCCGGGCGCCGGCGGTGCGTCCTCGACCCGCGGCTTGTCGGCGGCGGTCGCGCTGGTGTCGCTGCCTTCGCCGAGGATTTCCTGGTCGCGGCTGACGCCCGGCATGAAGTCGCCGGCCAGGCCGATCAGTTGGTCGTTGCCGTCGAAGGCCAGGCTCACGCGCTCCTGCAGGCGCTGGCCGCCGCCCGGCTGGATGCTGTAGAGGTAGTCCCAGCGATTGCTGTGGAAGGTGTCGGTCAGCAGCGGGTTGCCCATGATAAACCGCACTTGGCGGCGGGTCATTCCGGGGCGCAACTGGTCTATCATGTCCTGCGTCACGACATTGCCCTGTTGGATGTCGATCTTGTAAACCCCGGGGAATGAGCAACCGGCGAGTGCGAAGAGCCCCGTGAAGGTGAGGCTGGTCAGCAGGAGCTTGGCATTTTGCATCGGTGGGTGACTTCCACTATCTTGGCTGGGCAACGTAAACCCGGATCATACCCGCAATAAGGGAAGCTGCGAAACCGCTTCCACGAGAAAGCAGACCATGGTTGAAAATAGCGAACTACGCAAGGCTGGCCTGAAAGTGACCCTGCCGAGGGTCAAGATTTTGCAGATGCTCGACTCCGCGGAGCAGCGCCACATGAGTGCAGAAGATGTCTACAAGGCGCTGATGGAGGCGGGCGAGGATGTCGGCCTGGCCACGGTGTATCGCGTGCTGACCCAGTTCGAGGCGGCGGGCCTGGTGGTGCGGCACAATTTCGACGGCGGCCATGCGGTGTTCGAGCTGGCCGACAGCGGTCATCACGACCATATGGTCTGCGTCGACTCCGGCGAGGTGATCGAGTTCTTCGATCCGGAGATCGAGAA contains the following coding sequences:
- the fur gene encoding ferric iron uptake transcriptional regulator, whose product is MVENSELRKAGLKVTLPRVKILQMLDSAEQRHMSAEDVYKALMEAGEDVGLATVYRVLTQFEAAGLVVRHNFDGGHAVFELADSGHHDHMVCVDSGEVIEFFDPEIEKRQKEVVREHGFELVDHNLVLYVRKKK
- a CDS encoding FCD domain-containing protein, which gives rise to MEVGQVRQRRLSDDIVAQLETMILEGTLGAGERLPAERVLAERFGVSRPSLREAIQKLVAKGLLVSRQGGGNYVAESLGSTFSDPLLHLLESNPEAQRDLLEFRHTLEGSCAYYAALRATELDRERLSEAFAALQDCYSRSGKVTRVEEGAADARFHLAIAEASHNAVLLHTIRGLFDLLKRNVVTNIGGMYAQRDETRDMLIAQHRALFEAIMAGHAEEARELSNRHIDYVQEVLAEVREEAQRVARAQRRGLR
- the smpB gene encoding SsrA-binding protein SmpB, encoding MAKQKKHPQGTIAQNKKALHDYFVDQKFEAGLALSGWEVKSLRAGKAQLVDSYVLLKDDEAWLMGCHITPLKTASTHVIADPTRTRKLLLNKRELDKLFGSVQQKGYTCVALSLYWKQHLVKCEIALAKGKKDFDKRHTEKERDADREVQRAMRSKGKDE
- a CDS encoding type II toxin-antitoxin system RatA family toxin; the protein is MSTHIHRSALLPYPAQALFELVNDVASYPQFLPWCSTSEVLEVSETRMRASLAVAKGGLSQRFVTCNSLVPGQSIELNLEEGPFTQLHGRWEFKALGEKACKISLDLTFDYAGPLVRATLGPLFNQAANTLVDAFCQRAKELYG
- a CDS encoding L-lactate permease, coding for MSSGLLALLAFSPILLAAILLIGLRWPAKRAMPLVYLLTAGIALFAWDMSLNRVLASSLQGLVITAGVLWIIFGAILLLNTLKHSGGITAIRAGFATVSPDRRIQAIIIAWLFGCFIEGASGFGTPAAIAAPLLVAIGFPALAAVMLGMLVQSTPVSFGAVGTPIIIGINSGLDSAALGAQLSAQGSSWEIFLQLITSNVAIIHALVGSLMPLIMVLMLTRFFGKEKSWKAGFEVLPFALFAGLAFTLPYMATGVFLGPEFPSLAGGLIGLAIVTSAARAGFLVPKNTWDFAPAQDWPSEWLGSVEMKLDELTAKPMSSLRAWLPYVLVGALLVISRVFPEVSGALKSVLLVFPDILGESGIKADFMPLYLPGGILVTVVLATFFLHGMKLRELTAAVGESSKVLLGAGFVLLFTVPMVRILINSGVNAADLPSMPIAMARYVADSVGGVYPLLAPSVGALGAFIAGSNTVSNMMLSQFQYGVAHSLGISGALIVAVQAIGAAAGNMVAIHNVVAASATVGLLGREGTTLRKTVWPTLYYVLFTGLIALVAIYLLGVSDPLSVGR
- the lldD gene encoding FMN-dependent L-lactate dehydrogenase LldD, with amino-acid sequence MIISASTDYRAAAQRKLPPFLFHYLDGGAYAEHTLRRNVADLADIALRQRVLRNMAELSLETRLFGETLALPVALGPVGLTGMYARRGEVQAAKAAAAKGVPFTLSTVSVCPIEEVAPAIDRPMWFQLYVLKDRGFMRNALERAKAAGVSTLVFTVDMPVPGARYRDAHSGMSGPNAPLRRMLQAMTHPSWAWDVGLHGRPHDLGNISAYRGNPTGLADYIGWLGANFDPSISWQDLEWIRDFWDGPMVIKGILDPEDAKDAVKFGADGIVVSNHGGRQLDGVLSSARALPAIADAVKGELAILADSGVRTGLDVVRMLALGADTVLLGRAFVYALAAAGGAGVSNLLELIDKEMRVAMVLTGAKSVGEINADALVRELAR
- a CDS encoding sodium-dependent transporter; the encoded protein is MANDKVSIHGAWASRWVFILAATGSAVGLGNIWKFPYMTGVYGGGAFVVMYLICIALVGVPIMLAETLIGRRGRQSPVNAMKSLAIEAGASRHWSLAALMGMVAALLILSFYSVVAGWSLEYILGMGSGRFEGISGEGAGAAFGGLTGDPWRLTLWHTLFMFLTALVIARGVVAGLERSLRIMMPLLFVLLLVLLGYSLTTGYFRQGFDFLFHFDPSKVQGGILAAMGHAFFTLSVGVGSIMVYGAYMPKNASIGGTVMAVGLLDTLVALTAGLALFPIVFAAGLEPGAGPGLMFVTLPIAFGNIAFGQVMGLVFFILVAVAAWSSSISMLEPAVAYFVERSGRSRAQVTAVLALLCWVVGMGTVLSFNVGAEAKFFVFGEEGFRLFQWGAEGGKTFFDSIDYLTSRILLPLGGLAFALFAGWVLSREALREELAAKSPLLFNLALWLIRVVAPIGVLVVFVAELSK
- a CDS encoding outer membrane protein assembly factor BamE, producing MQNAKLLLTSLTFTGLFALAGCSFPGVYKIDIQQGNVVTQDMIDQLRPGMTRRQVRFIMGNPLLTDTFHSNRWDYLYSIQPGGGQRLQERVSLAFDGNDQLIGLAGDFMPGVSRDQEILGEGSDTSATAADKPRVEDAPPAPGSLLEQIQREVDSVKTVPVPTPEPLESSPQ
- a CDS encoding RnfH family protein, encoding MDNRTIVVEVVYALADKQKLLRLTLPHGTTVRQAALQSGMEAHFPGLDLANSPLGIFGKAVAKPDERVLEDGERVEIYRPLIADPKEVRKQRAARAAKAKAEGQDA